A stretch of Chryseobacterium viscerum DNA encodes these proteins:
- a CDS encoding Y-family DNA polymerase: MYALVDCNNFFVSCERTLDLDLEGKPVVVLSNNDGCVVSRSKEAKDLGIPMAAPAFKYKELFQKYDVKSFSAKFELYNYKSQQVINIAKSYVLDYEVYSIDELFLDLTGFKYIDIHEYCSKIKKEIDEKENIPVSIGIAPTKTLCKVANRIVKEFPDNFNGVYILDSPEKIEKALKWLNIADVWGIGRRLAVKMNDSGVYKAWDLLQKPEIWVRKMMGIHGVRMINELKGIRQLELDAPSPKKSIAVTRSFMQMLTKKEEVRERVETFGMYCSERLRKQNTCCKMITVFVQTNRFRKDLPEYRNAMTRILSNPTNSSILIGRVVNELFEVIYRDGFHYKRAGVMVNDFVPEDQRQISLFEEDIQNQHLPVMKAMDAMNRKFGKDKVRLGSMSGENTFGRAKLSPEYEAFLKKNTLPEANFRFH; encoded by the coding sequence ATGTATGCACTTGTAGATTGTAATAACTTTTTTGTTTCCTGTGAAAGGACTTTAGATCTTGATCTTGAGGGCAAGCCCGTTGTGGTTCTTTCCAACAACGATGGGTGTGTTGTATCCAGAAGTAAAGAAGCAAAAGATCTTGGAATTCCTATGGCAGCCCCGGCATTCAAGTACAAGGAGCTTTTTCAAAAGTATGATGTGAAAAGTTTTTCTGCAAAATTTGAATTGTATAATTATAAAAGCCAGCAGGTGATCAATATTGCCAAATCCTATGTTCTTGATTATGAAGTCTACAGTATTGATGAGCTTTTTCTTGATTTAACAGGATTTAAGTATATCGATATTCATGAATATTGTTCTAAAATCAAAAAAGAGATTGATGAGAAAGAAAATATTCCCGTAAGTATCGGAATTGCTCCCACTAAGACTTTATGTAAAGTTGCGAATAGAATTGTAAAAGAGTTTCCGGATAATTTTAATGGCGTTTATATTCTGGATTCTCCTGAAAAAATTGAAAAAGCATTGAAGTGGCTTAATATCGCAGATGTTTGGGGAATCGGAAGAAGACTGGCCGTCAAAATGAACGACAGTGGCGTCTATAAAGCCTGGGATCTTCTTCAGAAACCTGAAATATGGGTTCGGAAGATGATGGGAATTCATGGCGTAAGGATGATTAATGAACTGAAGGGAATTCGTCAGCTGGAACTGGACGCTCCTTCTCCTAAAAAATCTATTGCTGTTACCCGAAGTTTTATGCAGATGCTTACAAAAAAAGAAGAAGTAAGGGAAAGGGTAGAAACTTTTGGAATGTACTGCTCAGAAAGATTAAGAAAGCAGAATACCTGTTGTAAAATGATTACGGTTTTTGTGCAGACCAACCGTTTTAGGAAAGATCTGCCTGAATACAGAAATGCAATGACCCGGATTCTTTCCAATCCTACCAATTCCTCAATCTTAATAGGAAGAGTGGTTAATGAACTTTTTGAAGTTATTTACAGAGACGGATTTCATTATAAAAGGGCAGGGGTGATGGTGAATGATTTTGTACCCGAAGATCAGAGACAAATCAGCCTTTTCGAAGAAGATATACAAAACCAGCATCTTCCCGTGATGAAAGCCATGGATGCCATGAACCGAAAATTTGGGAAGGATAAAGTCCGCCTTGGAAGCATGAGTGGTGAAAACACCTTTGGACGTGCAAAACTGTCTCCGGAATATGAAGCTTTCCTGAAAAAAAATACATTGCCGGAAGCTAATTTCAGGTTTCATTAA
- a CDS encoding M15 family metallopeptidase yields the protein MDKVTLEQIQKLHPLVRDEVKQIIQECNEALTGRAKIRITQGLRSFEEQEKHYAIGRITSGKKVTNAKAGQSIHNYGLAVDICLVIDRKTVSWDTVKDWDNDKVADWYECVKIFARHGWDWGGSWKTFKDLPHFEKKNIPSKKGSVKTRWRTLLKMPRDKQNYVVF from the coding sequence ATGGACAAAGTAACCTTGGAACAAATTCAGAAACTTCATCCGCTGGTAAGAGATGAAGTGAAGCAAATTATACAAGAATGTAATGAAGCCCTTACCGGAAGGGCCAAGATAAGAATCACCCAGGGATTAAGATCTTTTGAAGAGCAGGAAAAGCATTATGCGATCGGAAGAATTACTTCCGGAAAAAAGGTGACCAATGCTAAAGCAGGGCAAAGCATCCACAATTATGGTCTTGCCGTAGATATCTGCCTGGTGATTGACCGAAAAACGGTAAGTTGGGATACAGTAAAAGATTGGGATAATGACAAAGTTGCCGATTGGTATGAGTGTGTAAAAATCTTTGCCCGCCATGGCTGGGACTGGGGTGGAAGCTGGAAAACCTTCAAAGACCTTCCCCACTTTGAAAAAAAGAACATTCCCTCTAAAAAAGGTTCCGTAAAAACCAGATGGAGAACACTCTTAAAGATGCCTAGAGATAAGCAGAATTATGTTGTTTTTTAA
- a CDS encoding patatin-like phospholipase family protein: protein MKKTTILSLDGGGIRGIITCIILRYIEEQLQYYDKPTAKLGDYFDLVAGSSTGGLIASIILCPDETRKAKYSIQKGLELYAEKGGDIFQVSFWEKLVNPFGLLNEKIPQESLERNLNDFFGNLELKELIKPCLITSYDIENRRAKLFNSWNANLSTDNFYVKDICRATSAAPTYFSPVQIKSMYGQIFSLIDGGMFANNPALCAYAEARKIPFAEILKNHQKANHPSVNDMIIVSIGTGIEARPYPFKKLEKAGKIGWVSPIIDILMSANAETVDYQLEQMFQTLGLRNQKNYYRLNPSLKNASPAMDNVKRSNIENLIQAGLSYIDDNREILNQIVQKLIRNKI, encoded by the coding sequence ATGAAAAAGACAACCATTCTTTCTTTGGACGGAGGTGGAATAAGAGGAATCATCACCTGTATTATTCTGCGTTACATAGAAGAGCAGCTCCAGTATTATGATAAGCCAACAGCTAAGCTTGGGGATTATTTTGACCTGGTGGCAGGCAGCAGCACCGGAGGTCTGATTGCTTCTATTATTCTATGTCCCGACGAAACCCGAAAAGCAAAATATTCTATTCAGAAAGGATTAGAATTATATGCAGAAAAGGGCGGCGATATCTTCCAGGTTTCCTTTTGGGAAAAACTGGTTAATCCATTCGGATTATTGAATGAAAAAATTCCACAGGAATCACTTGAAAGGAATTTAAATGACTTTTTTGGAAATTTAGAATTAAAAGAATTAATAAAACCATGTTTAATAACAAGTTATGACATTGAGAACAGAAGAGCAAAACTTTTCAATTCATGGAATGCCAACCTCAGCACAGATAACTTCTACGTAAAAGATATCTGCAGGGCAACTTCAGCCGCACCTACCTATTTTAGTCCGGTACAGATCAAATCCATGTATGGACAGATCTTCAGCCTGATTGACGGAGGAATGTTTGCCAATAATCCTGCCCTTTGTGCTTATGCAGAGGCAAGAAAAATTCCTTTTGCCGAAATTTTAAAGAACCATCAGAAAGCCAACCATCCGAGTGTAAATGATATGATTATTGTTTCTATCGGAACAGGAATTGAAGCCAGACCTTATCCTTTTAAAAAACTGGAAAAAGCCGGGAAAATTGGCTGGGTAAGCCCGATTATTGATATTTTAATGTCTGCCAATGCAGAAACAGTAGATTATCAATTGGAACAGATGTTTCAGACACTGGGTTTGAGAAATCAGAAAAACTATTACCGCCTGAATCCCTCACTGAAAAACGCATCTCCGGCAATGGATAACGTAAAAAGGTCTAATATTGAAAACCTTATACAGGCCGGATTGAGCTATATTGATGACAACAGAGAAATCCTGAATCAGATTGTTCAAAAACTCATTAGAAATAAAATATAA
- a CDS encoding helix-turn-helix transcriptional regulator: protein MKKDFYLTRYALIIKRLESSPATYSQLEDYLLNSFEFQDAGIKSYSIRTLQRDIREISDLFNLSIHNKKKGDNRYYIESRPIMEVDEYNQKLLESFQVSNALNLHPDFSDFIFFESRKPTGVEHFYDLFFAIRNKRVVSFEHYNYKNKLMTSRKVHPLALKESKDRWYLIAIDTKDKALKSFGLDRINYLDVAKNQFREKYKYNFREHFKNAFGVMNLTEQKPQNIVLKCSRHQGEYIRSFPLHQSQKETKETPEEIYFEFFLHPTYDFMQEILSYGKEVTVLEPKGLVDDIRNHLQESLNRYLES, encoded by the coding sequence ATGAAGAAAGATTTTTATCTGACAAGATATGCCTTAATAATTAAAAGATTAGAAAGTTCTCCGGCTACCTATTCCCAGCTGGAGGACTATCTTTTAAATTCTTTTGAATTCCAGGATGCCGGAATCAAGAGCTACTCTATCCGTACCCTGCAAAGGGATATCCGGGAGATTTCCGATCTTTTTAATCTTTCTATTCACAACAAGAAAAAGGGGGATAACCGATACTATATCGAGAGCCGACCAATCATGGAAGTGGATGAGTACAACCAGAAATTACTGGAATCTTTTCAGGTAAGTAACGCTCTGAATCTTCATCCGGATTTTTCAGATTTTATATTTTTTGAAAGCCGCAAACCAACCGGTGTGGAACATTTTTATGATCTGTTCTTTGCCATCCGAAATAAAAGGGTTGTAAGCTTTGAACATTACAATTATAAAAACAAACTGATGACCTCCAGAAAAGTTCATCCTTTAGCCTTAAAAGAATCCAAAGACCGATGGTATCTTATTGCTATTGACACCAAAGATAAAGCTTTAAAATCTTTCGGGCTTGATAGAATCAACTATCTTGACGTAGCCAAAAATCAGTTTAGAGAGAAGTACAAATATAATTTCAGAGAGCATTTCAAAAATGCATTCGGAGTAATGAATCTGACGGAGCAGAAACCACAGAATATTGTATTGAAATGCAGCCGCCATCAGGGAGAGTACATCAGAAGCTTTCCTCTTCATCAATCGCAGAAAGAGACCAAAGAAACTCCGGAAGAGATTTATTTTGAGTTCTTCCTTCATCCTACTTATGACTTTATGCAGGAAATTCTTTCTTATGGAAAAGAAGTAACTGTTCTGGAACCTAAAGGTTTAGTTGATGACATCCGTAATCATTTACAGGAATCTTTGAACCGTTATCTTGAAAGCTGA
- a CDS encoding nucleoside deaminase, with protein sequence MFTDEYYMKMALQEAEAALEKDEVPIGCVVVSNNRIIARAHNLTETLNDVTAHAEMQAITSAANFLGGKYLKDCTLYVTMEPCVMCSGALSWSQISKVVIGARDEQRGFINKHLSLHPKTEIITGIMEAECSSIVKDFFKSKR encoded by the coding sequence ATGTTTACTGACGAATATTACATGAAAATGGCCCTGCAGGAAGCAGAAGCCGCTTTGGAAAAAGATGAGGTTCCTATTGGATGTGTAGTAGTTTCCAATAACAGGATTATCGCAAGAGCCCACAATCTTACCGAAACCCTGAATGATGTTACTGCTCACGCAGAAATGCAGGCCATCACTTCAGCGGCCAATTTCCTTGGAGGAAAGTATTTAAAAGACTGTACATTGTATGTAACAATGGAACCATGCGTGATGTGCTCAGGTGCACTTTCCTGGTCTCAGATTTCAAAAGTGGTGATTGGCGCACGGGATGAACAAAGAGGGTTTATCAATAAACATCTTTCTCTGCACCCGAAAACAGAAATCATTACAGGCATCATGGAAGCCGAATGTTCTTCTATTGTTAAAGATTTTTTTAAAAGTAAAAGATAA
- a CDS encoding GNAT family N-acetyltransferase: protein MEKFPIIETKRLILSQLEEKDVPFIVEYLQHRIYSDLTSNIPYPYVENDARSWLKMSKEAFDNQTGYTFAIRNKEGHIIGAIGLHDRDDDKAELGYWIGIPYWNKGYVTEAAGAIVDFGFKDLGFHKIFATHFLHNPASGRIMEKIGMEQEAVLKQEMKKDGEYFDIVRYSIFKD, encoded by the coding sequence ATGGAAAAATTTCCCATCATAGAAACCAAAAGACTTATTCTCTCACAACTGGAAGAAAAGGATGTTCCTTTTATTGTTGAATATCTTCAACATAGGATTTATTCTGATCTTACCTCTAATATTCCGTATCCTTACGTAGAAAATGATGCCAGATCCTGGCTGAAAATGTCAAAGGAAGCTTTTGATAATCAAACAGGATATACTTTTGCTATCAGGAACAAAGAAGGACATATCATAGGTGCTATCGGACTGCATGACAGGGATGATGATAAAGCGGAGCTTGGGTACTGGATAGGAATACCTTATTGGAATAAAGGATATGTAACTGAAGCAGCAGGAGCAATTGTAGATTTTGGTTTTAAGGACCTGGGTTTCCATAAGATCTTTGCTACCCATTTTCTTCACAACCCGGCATCCGGAAGAATAATGGAGAAAATAGGAATGGAGCAGGAAGCTGTTTTAAAGCAGGAAATGAAGAAAGATGGAGAATATTTTGATATAGTGAGATACTCTATTTTTAAAGACTGA
- a CDS encoding type III pantothenate kinase — protein MNSIVINVGNSNIRFGLFNGDNCDISWVINTKPYRTADELYVQMLMLYQTYKIEPTEIDKVIIGSVVPQLTKVMSSGIKKIHGTTPVIVDRSTPSGVQAKSKQMGTDIYANLVAAHNLYPNRKKIVIDFGTALTASCVTETGETLGVIIAPGIVTSLNSLINQTAQLPDIELKKPKSVLGLDTVTCMQSGMVYGFLGMVEGFVSRINEEVNDDCFVVATGGVSHIYKPLTDKIHVMDRLHTLKGLYFLGKDL, from the coding sequence ATGAATTCAATCGTAATAAACGTAGGAAACAGCAATATCAGATTTGGTCTTTTCAATGGTGATAATTGTGATATTTCGTGGGTAATCAATACAAAACCTTACAGAACGGCAGATGAGCTTTACGTACAGATGCTGATGCTTTATCAAACTTATAAAATTGAGCCAACAGAAATCGACAAAGTAATTATTGGGTCAGTAGTACCTCAGCTTACCAAAGTAATGAGCTCCGGTATCAAAAAGATTCACGGAACTACTCCTGTAATTGTTGATAGGTCAACTCCTTCAGGAGTCCAGGCGAAATCTAAGCAGATGGGAACAGATATTTATGCAAATCTTGTGGCGGCACACAATCTGTACCCTAACAGGAAGAAAATTGTTATAGATTTCGGAACCGCTCTTACAGCCAGTTGTGTGACAGAAACAGGGGAAACCCTGGGAGTGATTATTGCTCCGGGAATTGTTACTTCCTTAAATTCATTGATCAACCAGACCGCACAGCTTCCGGACATTGAACTGAAAAAGCCAAAATCTGTTTTGGGATTGGATACAGTAACCTGTATGCAAAGCGGAATGGTATATGGCTTCCTGGGAATGGTAGAAGGCTTTGTAAGCCGCATCAACGAGGAGGTAAATGACGATTGTTTCGTAGTAGCAACGGGAGGTGTCTCCCATATCTATAAACCTCTGACAGATAAGATTCATGTGATGGACAGGCTTCATACATTGAAAGGCCTTTATTTCCTGGGGAAAGATTTATAA
- a CDS encoding M1 family metallopeptidase, with translation MRKSAAIIFAFIISQFQAQQGAYYQQAAKYKMDIDVNAEKFTYQGKQTLEYTNNSPDELNVVYFHLYWNAFKPNSMMDQRVASQGKNGDGRLQKDGISRLASIPKDQEGAQNIHWIKQNGKDLKFEVQETIMKVYLAEPIKPNSTTTFTMDWDSVIPQQIRRSGRNNREGVDMTMTQWYPKIAEYDYDGWATFDYLGREFHAPFSDFDVTIKINKDYVVGAGGILENPTEVKGYDANAKIKTEKDKKAIWKWTAKNILDFAWSADRDYSVESFNVPEGPKVYLVYQKNDKTKAWGESQPYITKYFQIMNAHFGKYVYPTYAFIQGGDGGMEYGMCTMILGEAKNVKDLMGLMAHEGSHSWYQQMLATNESVRPWMDEGFTSYAEGYTMYQLFPEDLPNPFMERLDAYRKFIKKGIEEPAVWLGDHHDNGTSYTYASYVKGELYLVQLGYIMGEQNLAETLKQYYDQWSMKHPSDRDFLHIAQKVSGMDLKWFHNYWINTTKTIDYGIKDVKYDAKSTTITLINNGQVPMPIDFGVMTTDKKIVTYQIPLNMTHTWKQKDIYGDLKTMPYWPWTQKEYTLTIPYTKSQLSVLGIDFSQRIADVNMEDNFVEVK, from the coding sequence ATGAGAAAATCGGCTGCAATCATTTTTGCGTTTATCATTTCACAATTTCAGGCTCAGCAAGGAGCTTATTATCAGCAGGCTGCGAAGTACAAGATGGATATTGATGTCAATGCTGAAAAATTTACCTATCAGGGAAAACAGACTTTAGAATACACCAACAATTCGCCGGATGAGCTGAATGTGGTATATTTCCATCTATATTGGAATGCTTTCAAACCTAATTCCATGATGGATCAAAGAGTGGCTTCCCAAGGCAAGAATGGTGACGGAAGGTTGCAGAAAGATGGGATCTCAAGGCTTGCTTCTATTCCAAAAGATCAGGAAGGAGCTCAGAATATCCATTGGATTAAACAAAATGGGAAAGACCTGAAATTTGAAGTTCAGGAAACCATTATGAAAGTATACCTGGCAGAACCTATAAAACCGAATTCTACAACTACTTTTACAATGGATTGGGATTCCGTGATTCCTCAGCAGATCAGAAGAAGCGGAAGAAATAACAGGGAAGGAGTAGACATGACAATGACGCAGTGGTATCCGAAAATTGCTGAGTACGATTATGACGGCTGGGCAACCTTTGATTATCTGGGAAGAGAATTTCATGCTCCGTTCTCAGACTTTGATGTTACTATTAAAATCAACAAAGATTATGTTGTAGGAGCAGGAGGTATCCTTGAAAACCCAACAGAAGTAAAAGGATATGATGCCAATGCTAAAATAAAAACTGAAAAAGACAAAAAAGCAATCTGGAAATGGACGGCAAAAAACATTCTTGATTTTGCGTGGAGTGCAGACAGAGATTATTCTGTAGAAAGCTTCAATGTTCCGGAAGGTCCGAAAGTCTATCTGGTATATCAGAAAAACGATAAAACAAAAGCATGGGGCGAATCACAGCCTTATATCACTAAGTATTTCCAGATTATGAATGCCCACTTTGGAAAATATGTATATCCTACTTATGCATTCATTCAGGGAGGTGACGGCGGAATGGAATACGGAATGTGTACCATGATTTTAGGTGAAGCGAAAAACGTTAAAGATTTAATGGGCTTAATGGCTCACGAAGGATCTCACTCATGGTATCAGCAGATGCTGGCTACCAATGAATCTGTACGTCCATGGATGGATGAAGGTTTTACAAGCTATGCGGAAGGATATACCATGTATCAGCTATTTCCTGAAGATCTGCCGAATCCTTTTATGGAAAGATTGGATGCCTACAGAAAATTTATTAAAAAAGGAATAGAAGAACCTGCAGTATGGCTGGGGGATCACCATGATAATGGTACATCTTATACATATGCATCTTATGTAAAAGGAGAATTATACCTGGTGCAGCTTGGATATATTATGGGAGAACAGAACCTTGCAGAAACCTTGAAACAGTATTATGACCAATGGAGTATGAAACATCCTTCTGACAGGGATTTTCTTCACATTGCACAAAAAGTTTCCGGAATGGATCTGAAATGGTTCCATAATTATTGGATCAACACTACAAAAACAATTGATTACGGAATAAAAGATGTAAAATACGATGCAAAATCTACAACTATTACCTTAATCAACAATGGTCAGGTTCCAATGCCGATAGATTTCGGAGTGATGACAACCGATAAGAAAATAGTGACTTATCAGATCCCGCTGAATATGACTCACACATGGAAACAAAAAGATATTTATGGTGATCTTAAAACAATGCCTTACTGGCCCTGGACGCAAAAAGAATATACTCTTACCATTCCTTACACCAAATCTCAATTATCTGTTCTTGGAATTGATTTCAGCCAGAGAATTGCAGATGTAAATATGGAAGATAATTTTGTGGAAGTAAAATAA
- a CDS encoding DUF1572 domain-containing protein, whose product MSSVSELSKRFREVLLDGFWIANTNFKDQLSDVTWEQAVKKVDSLNTIAMLTFHIDYYIAGIVNVFEGGDLEIKDKFSFDLPPIESREQWENLLNKLWIDSEKFAALLEQMPDSKLDEVFVDEKYGSYRRNIDGMIEHSYYHLGQITLIKKLLKNQ is encoded by the coding sequence ATGAGTTCAGTATCAGAATTATCAAAAAGATTCAGAGAAGTGCTGCTTGACGGTTTCTGGATTGCCAATACCAATTTTAAGGATCAGCTTTCAGATGTAACCTGGGAACAGGCTGTGAAGAAGGTAGATTCTTTAAATACGATTGCTATGCTCACTTTTCACATCGATTATTATATTGCAGGAATTGTCAATGTTTTTGAAGGAGGAGATCTCGAGATTAAAGATAAATTCAGTTTTGATCTTCCTCCCATAGAATCCCGGGAACAATGGGAAAATCTGTTAAATAAACTTTGGATAGATTCTGAAAAGTTTGCTGCATTACTTGAACAGATGCCCGATTCTAAACTTGATGAAGTTTTTGTTGATGAAAAATATGGGTCTTACCGCAGAAATATAGACGGAATGATCGAACATAGCTACTATCACCTGGGACAGATTACTCTAATCAAAAAACTGTTGAAGAACCAGTAA
- a CDS encoding DUF6909 family protein has protein sequence MTNSRARETTEAIERLYISMRHLFYRGFFKPGGVSGESIRSLLKTINPEIYGTMNIPSKLELDGLMYVLDRLPEGIEECAFIHLTSDEGFDKGSFEPIVPKKRRRNCYRIDEHQMNIEVLLGRSEIYDILTHLTFLFIEADKIRNLAFIQDENWKPTRAFKIIEEVVKGEKKYSRKEKEVALIHLSSLIGRSFDETLRAYNTFGDDHNPDRLFKIIYNLGKVSLEDAKSSREREIHFSSILKERVGHHYFGEKWANKVKEVLFENNLHMRPLHIISANMHSVKNMLYANNALKKKQHHEVDYKLYEDISNKKELRDKVLKYALDEGMIHIADKSGSNIDVQIIDLSKTDLKNTPFADCKFGGDDVVMVFDYAFGEQAFEVMDELLRPFEHKGEIYMMKVKSVSIMGKAGILTGEKGDIMIPTSHIFEGTADNYPFENALKLEDFKDDELKAFEGPMITVLGTSLQNRDILSYFMNTSWKAIGLEMEGAHYQKAIQVASKIRHHISPDLFVMYAYYASDNPLETGSTLSSGGLGLTGVKPTYLITLRILEKILRSGKKEASTKK, from the coding sequence ATGACAAATTCTAGAGCAAGAGAAACAACGGAGGCTATTGAAAGACTGTACATTTCTATGAGACACTTATTTTATAGAGGATTTTTCAAGCCAGGAGGAGTTTCAGGAGAGAGCATCAGAAGTTTGCTGAAGACAATCAACCCAGAGATTTATGGTACCATGAATATTCCAAGCAAATTGGAACTTGACGGGTTGATGTATGTTTTAGACAGACTTCCGGAAGGGATTGAAGAATGTGCTTTTATTCATCTTACATCAGATGAAGGGTTTGATAAAGGAAGTTTCGAACCTATTGTTCCTAAGAAAAGAAGAAGAAACTGTTATAGAATAGACGAACACCAGATGAATATTGAGGTTCTTTTGGGCCGTTCCGAAATTTATGACATTCTTACCCATCTTACCTTCCTTTTTATAGAAGCTGATAAAATCCGTAACCTGGCATTCATCCAGGACGAAAACTGGAAACCGACACGTGCCTTCAAAATTATTGAAGAAGTGGTGAAGGGTGAAAAGAAATACAGCAGAAAAGAAAAAGAAGTGGCACTTATTCATCTTTCTTCTTTAATAGGAAGATCTTTTGATGAAACGCTAAGAGCTTATAATACTTTTGGTGATGATCATAATCCTGACCGTTTATTCAAAATTATCTACAACTTAGGAAAGGTAAGTCTTGAAGATGCTAAAAGCAGCAGAGAAAGAGAAATTCATTTCAGTTCTATATTAAAGGAAAGAGTAGGGCATCATTATTTTGGTGAGAAATGGGCGAATAAAGTGAAAGAGGTTTTATTTGAAAACAATCTTCACATGCGTCCGCTGCATATTATTTCTGCCAATATGCACTCTGTGAAAAATATGCTGTATGCCAATAATGCACTTAAAAAGAAACAGCATCATGAAGTGGATTATAAACTGTACGAAGATATTTCGAACAAAAAAGAACTTCGTGATAAAGTTTTAAAGTATGCTTTGGATGAAGGGATGATTCATATTGCCGATAAAAGTGGAAGTAATATAGATGTTCAGATTATAGACCTCAGCAAAACAGATCTAAAGAATACACCATTTGCAGATTGCAAGTTCGGAGGAGATGATGTAGTAATGGTTTTTGACTATGCATTCGGAGAGCAGGCTTTTGAGGTAATGGATGAGCTTTTAAGACCTTTTGAGCACAAAGGGGAAATCTATATGATGAAAGTGAAATCTGTCTCTATTATGGGGAAAGCAGGAATTCTTACAGGAGAAAAAGGAGATATTATGATTCCTACTTCTCATATTTTTGAAGGAACTGCGGACAACTATCCATTTGAGAATGCATTGAAGCTGGAAGATTTCAAAGATGATGAATTAAAAGCTTTTGAAGGCCCAATGATTACTGTTTTAGGAACTTCACTGCAAAACAGAGATATTTTATCCTACTTTATGAATACTTCATGGAAAGCGATTGGTCTGGAAATGGAAGGAGCACATTATCAGAAAGCGATTCAGGTAGCGTCGAAGATCAGACACCATATTTCACCGGATCTGTTTGTAATGTATGCTTATTACGCTTCTGATAATCCATTGGAAACAGGAAGTACATTATCTTCAGGAGGGCTTGGGCTTACAGGAGTAAAACCAACTTATCTGATTACTTTAAGAATCCTTGAGAAAATTCTAAGAAGCGGAAAGAAAGAAGCTTCAACTAAAAAATAA